The following proteins are encoded in a genomic region of Vibrio taketomensis:
- a CDS encoding phosphotransferase has translation MDITNAIGKRITTKLGEVVIRKFLGKGKSGYSYLAESNDGKYVIKFMHYEPCAYYSFGDANKVELEVEAFEKLASLGIKVPRLIEANAEHNYLLKEYIEGDLVTELVIAGSLTDACVKQVFEMARALKEAELNIDYFPDNFVVMHNVLYYVDYEYNQYAPNWDLPNWGIYYWANALGMKKYRETKDVLYINQSADSGLPIKQPFEDMVKNWCESFG, from the coding sequence ATGGACATTACAAATGCAATTGGAAAGCGGATTACTACGAAACTAGGCGAAGTGGTTATCCGAAAATTCTTAGGCAAAGGAAAGTCAGGGTATTCCTATTTGGCAGAGAGTAATGATGGCAAATATGTCATCAAATTCATGCACTATGAACCGTGTGCTTACTATTCGTTTGGTGACGCAAATAAAGTAGAACTTGAAGTCGAGGCTTTTGAAAAATTAGCGAGTCTTGGTATCAAAGTACCGCGATTAATTGAAGCAAATGCAGAGCACAATTATTTACTAAAAGAATATATTGAAGGTGATCTTGTTACTGAGTTAGTCATTGCGGGTTCGTTAACGGATGCTTGTGTGAAACAAGTTTTTGAAATGGCTCGAGCATTAAAAGAGGCAGAACTCAACATTGATTACTTTCCTGACAACTTCGTAGTCATGCACAACGTACTCTACTACGTGGACTATGAATACAATCAGTATGCGCCAAATTGGGATTTGCCAAATTGGGGAATTTACTACTGGGCCAATGCTCTGGGTATGAAGAAGTATAGGGAAACAAAGGATGTACTTTACATAAATCAAAGTGCTGACTCAGGTTTGCCAATTAAGCAACCGTTTGAAGATATGGTGAAGAATTGGTGTGAGTCGTTTGGTTAA
- a CDS encoding DUF1330 domain-containing protein produces MDVLNQLYPSESQLKKLASSPDSGEIHLLNLFKFREKAEYADGRETALTGREAYDLYGHPMLKVLEKYGAEVVFYSEITGLILGQVEDLWDSFVIVKYPSRQALIDMTSSQEFKTLNVHREAGLAGQLNIETKVS; encoded by the coding sequence ATGGACGTTCTAAATCAGCTTTACCCATCAGAGAGTCAGCTTAAAAAGCTGGCATCGTCACCTGACTCTGGCGAAATTCATTTGTTAAACCTGTTTAAGTTTCGAGAGAAGGCTGAATATGCCGATGGTAGAGAAACGGCATTAACGGGTAGGGAAGCATATGATTTGTACGGTCACCCCATGCTTAAGGTTCTCGAGAAATATGGTGCAGAAGTCGTTTTCTATTCTGAGATTACAGGGCTCATTTTAGGTCAAGTCGAAGATCTCTGGGATTCATTCGTAATCGTTAAATATCCATCACGGCAAGCGCTTATTGACATGACGTCATCCCAAGAATTTAAAACGTTAAACGTTCACAGAGAGGCGGGTTTAGCGGGTCAGCTAAATATAGAAACTAAGGTGTCTTGA
- a CDS encoding GNAT family N-acetyltransferase produces the protein MITVLTDIPSEPQLAEINEIRRKISMVPNSVLDRFEPLTTAYWDYVAVVLYYKDLSLAGYAALSQPYKIARNELELSVFVAPEYQNLGIGKLLIKQAINVAKSFDSVDEVTIMVKRKLGLEGYYKEQGFSCSSSSDNSFSMSMKYPLVRI, from the coding sequence ATGATTACTGTATTAACAGATATTCCTTCGGAACCACAACTAGCTGAGATTAACGAGATTCGGCGTAAAATTTCTATGGTTCCGAACAGTGTGCTAGATAGGTTTGAGCCTCTAACAACTGCTTATTGGGACTACGTTGCTGTGGTTCTCTATTACAAAGATTTGTCTTTGGCAGGGTATGCTGCACTATCGCAGCCCTATAAGATTGCACGAAACGAGCTTGAACTCAGTGTCTTTGTTGCACCTGAATATCAAAATTTGGGTATCGGAAAGTTACTCATAAAACAAGCAATAAATGTGGCTAAGAGCTTTGATTCCGTTGATGAGGTAACAATAATGGTAAAGCGAAAGCTCGGTTTAGAAGGCTATTATAAAGAGCAGGGTTTTAGTTGTAGTTCAAGTAGTGATAATTCTTTTAGTATGTCTATGAAATATCCGTTGGTGCGCATATAA
- a CDS encoding LysR family transcriptional regulator, producing the protein MINARLITLLPDLASFILIVNEGSFTAAAKMLDVTPSALSKLITRLEKALSVKLFERTTRKLIITPAGQKVYDQALLMVNAAHQAIELSHSDHTEVSGAIMVAAPEAFLNSVLQPLVIPFLERYPEMELKLRVADGEMDLLRDRIDVAFKLTDKPDENLVLKEIGKTHLRLCASPNYIAQFGMPSHPIDLFSHQCLYLAERERDNVWDFFKDDEYHSVAVKGRYAVNHSQMRLAGVKNGLGIGIFHDFVIAEAIEKGDVVAVLPDWTIQSNYHGAIAMQYPQTQYMPARLRAFIDFAIEHLQEKLGA; encoded by the coding sequence ATGATCAACGCTCGTTTAATTACTCTGCTTCCAGACCTCGCCAGCTTTATTTTGATAGTGAATGAAGGGAGTTTCACCGCTGCAGCAAAAATGCTCGATGTCACCCCATCGGCATTAAGTAAGCTGATAACTCGTCTAGAAAAAGCCCTCTCTGTTAAGTTGTTTGAACGAACCACACGTAAACTGATCATTACCCCAGCAGGCCAAAAAGTGTATGACCAAGCATTGCTGATGGTTAACGCAGCACATCAAGCAATTGAGCTTTCGCATAGCGATCATACTGAAGTCAGTGGCGCTATTATGGTGGCTGCCCCCGAGGCATTTCTTAACTCGGTGTTACAACCTTTGGTGATCCCGTTTCTTGAACGCTACCCAGAAATGGAATTAAAGCTACGCGTTGCTGACGGAGAAATGGATTTGCTGCGTGATCGCATTGATGTGGCCTTTAAACTCACCGATAAACCCGATGAAAACTTGGTTCTAAAAGAGATAGGTAAAACCCATTTACGTCTATGTGCTAGCCCTAACTATATCGCACAATTTGGTATGCCCTCTCATCCAATCGACTTGTTTTCTCATCAATGTTTATACCTCGCGGAACGTGAACGTGACAATGTCTGGGATTTCTTTAAAGATGATGAATATCACTCAGTTGCCGTTAAAGGCCGTTACGCGGTAAACCACTCGCAAATGCGGCTTGCTGGCGTAAAAAATGGTTTGGGTATCGGTATCTTCCACGACTTTGTGATTGCCGAAGCGATTGAAAAAGGTGATGTGGTTGCAGTATTACCTGATTGGACCATCCAAAGTAACTATCACGGAGCGATTGCGATGCAGTACCCACAAACGCAATATATGCCAGCGAGGCTTCGTGCTTTTATCGATTTCGCCATTGAGCATCTGCAGGAAAAACTAGGAGCTTAA
- a CDS encoding metallophosphoesterase family protein has translation MIRLAILSDIHSNSFALQAVIEHARNEGVSQFVNLGDILYGPIAPRATYDLLRPLNVTTICGNQDRQIFQATESELNTNPTLQFILDDLGNEPLQWMQKLPFDYQITPQIYACHGTPIDDLTYLLEDTQSGHPQLRTDQEIIRLLAGNTSQIVLCGHTHIPRCVELSTGQIVINPGSVGLPAYADEEPHYHQMETYSSHASYAILTQTQIGQWHVAFHRVKYDVDAAVQQAVLRNRQDWGHYLSTGRSS, from the coding sequence ATGATAAGGCTCGCCATACTTTCTGATATACACAGCAACAGTTTCGCTTTGCAGGCGGTGATAGAGCATGCGCGAAATGAAGGGGTGTCTCAGTTTGTCAATTTAGGCGACATCCTTTATGGCCCCATAGCCCCACGCGCGACATACGATTTGTTAAGGCCGCTCAATGTGACAACGATATGCGGTAATCAAGATCGGCAGATATTTCAAGCCACAGAGTCTGAACTCAACACCAACCCAACATTGCAGTTCATCCTCGACGATTTAGGTAACGAGCCTCTGCAATGGATGCAAAAGTTACCCTTTGATTACCAAATCACCCCACAAATCTACGCCTGTCACGGCACGCCTATCGACGATTTAACCTATTTACTCGAAGACACGCAAAGCGGCCATCCTCAACTTCGAACTGATCAGGAAATAATTCGCTTACTTGCAGGAAATACCTCACAGATTGTGTTGTGCGGGCATACCCATATTCCTCGTTGTGTTGAATTATCTACCGGGCAGATAGTGATTAATCCTGGCAGTGTTGGTCTACCGGCTTATGCCGACGAGGAACCTCATTACCACCAAATGGAAACGTATAGCTCGCACGCGAGTTATGCCATTTTAACGCAAACTCAAATCGGGCAGTGGCATGTTGCGTTTCATCGTGTGAAATACGATGTTGATGCTGCCGTCCAACAAGCTGTACTTAGGAACCGTCAAGATTGGGGACACTATTTGTCTACTGGTCGTAGTAGCTAA
- a CDS encoding GNAT family N-acetyltransferase, with amino-acid sequence MCLELRNINQRNFYEICQLDVAQNQRNHVDSNAILLAEANFMPFPWFKGVYLNNNPVGFILVNADTDSGKFELWRLMLDQSQQSKGYGRKAIELLKSALVDEYRISRLYTSVVSGSGSPLGFYTSCGFIPTGQLVEEREVELYLSLER; translated from the coding sequence ATGTGCCTCGAATTAAGAAATATAAATCAACGGAATTTCTATGAAATTTGTCAGTTAGACGTCGCCCAAAACCAGCGCAATCATGTTGATAGCAATGCTATTTTATTAGCTGAAGCGAACTTTATGCCTTTCCCTTGGTTTAAGGGGGTTTACTTAAATAATAATCCTGTTGGTTTTATCTTAGTAAACGCAGATACTGATTCTGGCAAATTTGAGCTTTGGCGTCTTATGTTAGATCAATCTCAACAGTCAAAAGGTTACGGCCGCAAAGCGATAGAGTTATTGAAATCAGCATTGGTTGATGAATATAGAATCTCTCGGCTATACACCAGTGTTGTTTCAGGTTCAGGCAGCCCTTTAGGTTTCTACACAAGTTGTGGCTTTATACCGACAGGTCAGTTAGTTGAAGAGCGCGAAGTGGAGTTGTATTTATCTCTTGAGCGCTAA
- a CDS encoding GFA family protein, protein MKINRVHIAKCHCGAVELELTLPNGLEDPRRCSCSMCRKRGAIAASVLLENLKIVKGEDNLTLYQFNTMTAKHFFCKTCGIYTHHQRRSNPHQYAINVACLEGVNPYDLEPVKIYDGIHHPGDSIFK, encoded by the coding sequence ATGAAAATTAACAGGGTACACATAGCAAAATGTCACTGCGGTGCAGTTGAATTAGAACTTACGTTACCAAACGGTCTAGAAGATCCTCGTCGCTGTTCATGTTCGATGTGTCGAAAGCGTGGCGCAATTGCCGCATCAGTGCTTTTAGAGAACCTAAAAATTGTTAAAGGAGAGGATAATCTGACTCTATACCAATTTAACACCATGACAGCTAAGCATTTCTTCTGCAAAACTTGCGGCATATATACGCATCATCAAAGGCGCTCCAATCCACATCAATATGCGATCAACGTAGCGTGTTTAGAAGGTGTGAATCCTTACGATTTGGAGCCAGTAAAGATTTATGATGGCATACATCATCCGGGTGATTCTATATTCAAGTAA
- a CDS encoding undecaprenyl-phosphate glucose phosphotransferase, which yields MRESGIIKRHGDEHVVAYRVMDVMLIILTIASASYITGTWNIYYVLATSIAVFSFSVLAELLGVYNPYFVSSLRQTLAPIVLSWLCSVGFLLLLAFGFKATDVFSRVTLTLWFVATPAILVAYRGISSKIRSSSRTDSYTQKTIIIGATPAGIALANEIESKREHGLRLLGIFDDRSAERLREEHGDVKISGSVNDALALAKERNFRHVYVALPMEASKRIKQVIHYFSDSTARVYIVPDFFTFDLIQSRWRNVGGIPTLSIYDTPFYGMSTFVKRLEDIVIGSIILLLISPLLLLIAFGIKITSPGPVIFKQDRYGIDGKSIKVWKFRSMTVMDNGSEVKQATKGDTRITPFGGFLRRTSLDELPQFINVIQGRMSIVGPRPHAVSHNEEYRKIVDKYMLRHKVKPGITGWAQINGYRGETDTLDKMEKRVEYDLNYIRQWSVWFDIKIIFLTVFKGFVGKTAY from the coding sequence ATGAGAGAGAGCGGGATCATAAAGAGACATGGGGACGAGCATGTTGTGGCTTATCGAGTAATGGATGTCATGTTGATCATCCTGACTATTGCATCTGCCTCTTATATCACCGGCACTTGGAATATCTATTATGTGCTCGCCACCAGTATTGCTGTGTTTTCTTTTAGTGTTCTTGCTGAACTGCTCGGCGTTTATAATCCGTATTTTGTTTCCTCGCTAAGGCAAACCCTCGCACCGATTGTTTTATCATGGTTATGTTCCGTGGGTTTTCTATTGCTGCTTGCTTTTGGTTTCAAAGCGACCGATGTATTTTCGCGCGTAACCTTAACGTTATGGTTTGTTGCAACACCTGCGATTTTAGTCGCTTACCGCGGTATATCGTCGAAAATACGCAGTAGTTCTCGTACGGACTCTTACACGCAGAAAACGATCATTATTGGAGCAACCCCTGCGGGTATCGCGCTTGCCAATGAGATCGAGTCAAAGCGTGAGCATGGTTTGCGCTTATTGGGTATTTTTGATGATCGCAGCGCTGAGCGACTTAGAGAAGAGCATGGTGATGTCAAAATTAGCGGTTCAGTAAATGATGCGTTAGCGTTGGCAAAAGAGCGCAATTTCCGCCATGTTTATGTCGCATTGCCAATGGAGGCAAGTAAGCGAATCAAGCAAGTCATTCACTATTTTTCTGATAGTACTGCTCGAGTCTATATCGTTCCTGATTTTTTCACCTTTGATTTAATTCAATCGCGTTGGCGTAATGTTGGCGGTATCCCAACGCTCAGTATTTATGATACTCCTTTTTATGGCATGTCGACGTTCGTAAAGCGTTTAGAAGATATCGTTATTGGCTCTATTATTTTGTTGTTGATTAGCCCTCTGTTACTGCTGATCGCTTTTGGAATAAAAATTACTTCACCCGGGCCGGTTATCTTTAAGCAAGACCGTTATGGTATAGATGGTAAATCTATCAAAGTATGGAAATTCCGTTCTATGACCGTGATGGATAATGGCTCGGAAGTGAAACAAGCAACCAAAGGTGACACACGAATAACACCATTCGGTGGTTTTTTGCGCCGTACGTCGCTTGATGAACTGCCGCAGTTTATCAATGTGATTCAAGGCCGAATGTCGATCGTTGGTCCTCGCCCTCATGCGGTTTCACATAACGAGGAATATCGTAAAATCGTCGATAAATACATGTTACGTCATAAAGTGAAGCCTGGTATTACGGGATGGGCGCAAATTAATGGTTATCGTGGCGAAACAGATACATTGGACAAAATGGAAAAACGAGTCGAGTACGATTTGAACTATATTCGCCAATGGTCAGTGTGGTTTGATATCAAAATCATTTTCCTGACCGTATTTAAGGGCTTTGTGGGCAAGACAGCATACTGA
- the tdh gene encoding L-threonine 3-dehydrogenase, protein MKIKALSKLKPEEGIWMTEVEKPELGHNDLLIKIKKTAICGTDVHIYNWDEWSQKTIPVPMVVGHEYVGEVVGIGQEVRGFAIGDRVSGEGHITCGYCRNCRGGRTHLCRNTIGVGVNRTGCFSEYLVIPAFNAFKIPADISDELASIFDPFGNAVHTALSFDLVGEDVLITGAGPIGIMAAAVAKHVGARHVVITDVNEYRLDLARQMGVTRAVNVAEESLEDVMAELGMQEGFDVGLEMSGNPAAFNSMLKTMNHGGRVALLGIPPSDMGIDWNQVIFKGLVIKGIYGREMFETWYKMASLIQSGLDLTPIITHQFKVDDFQKGFDIMRSGQSGKVILDWE, encoded by the coding sequence ATGAAAATTAAAGCATTATCAAAGTTAAAGCCTGAAGAAGGCATTTGGATGACCGAGGTTGAGAAACCAGAACTTGGCCATAACGACCTTCTGATCAAAATCAAAAAGACCGCAATCTGTGGTACAGACGTGCACATTTACAACTGGGATGAATGGTCGCAAAAAACCATTCCGGTACCAATGGTGGTCGGCCACGAATACGTGGGTGAAGTTGTCGGTATCGGCCAAGAAGTTCGAGGTTTCGCGATTGGTGACCGTGTCTCAGGTGAAGGCCACATCACTTGTGGTTACTGCCGTAACTGCCGTGGTGGCCGTACGCACCTATGTCGTAACACTATCGGTGTGGGCGTAAACCGCACTGGTTGTTTCTCAGAATACCTAGTGATCCCTGCGTTTAACGCATTTAAGATCCCAGCAGATATCTCTGATGAACTAGCGTCAATCTTTGACCCGTTTGGTAACGCAGTGCACACAGCGCTATCTTTTGACCTAGTGGGTGAAGATGTGCTGATCACCGGTGCTGGTCCAATCGGCATTATGGCGGCGGCAGTAGCAAAACACGTTGGTGCTCGTCACGTTGTGATTACTGATGTAAACGAATACCGCCTAGATCTTGCTCGTCAAATGGGTGTAACTCGCGCCGTGAACGTAGCAGAAGAGTCACTTGAAGATGTAATGGCAGAACTTGGCATGCAAGAAGGCTTTGACGTTGGTCTTGAAATGTCAGGTAACCCAGCAGCGTTCAACTCAATGCTAAAAACTATGAACCACGGTGGCCGAGTAGCACTACTAGGTATTCCACCATCAGACATGGGCATCGACTGGAACCAAGTGATCTTCAAAGGCCTAGTGATTAAAGGTATCTACGGCCGTGAAATGTTCGAAACTTGGTACAAGATGGCTTCTTTGATCCAATCTGGCCTAGATTTGACGCCAATCATCACTCACCAATTCAAAGTGGATGACTTCCAAAAAGGCTTCGACATCATGCGTAGCGGCCAGTCTGGCAAAGTTATCCTTGATTGGGAATAA
- a CDS encoding glycine C-acetyltransferase, with protein sequence MSSAFYQQIQQQLEEVKAEGLYKSERVITSQQQAQVKISTGQEVLNFCANNYLGLANHPALIEAGKAGMEQHGFGMASVRFICGTQDIHKELEQKLSQFLGKEDTILYTSCFDANTGLFETILGAEDAIISDALNHASIIDGVRLCKAMRFRYSNNNMQELEEQLIAAKEAGARNTLIVTDGVFSMDGVVANLPAICDLADKYGALVMVDDSHAVGFMGENGAGTHEYHNVIDRIDIITGTLGKAMGGASGGYTSGKKEVIDWLRQRSRPYLFSNSVAPAIVNASLRVLDLLQESGDLRAHLWENAAHFRTRMTEAGFTLAGADHAIIPIMLGDAKVAAEFSERCLAKDIYVVGFSFPVVPKGQARIRTQMSAAHSREQLDRAIDTFIEVGQEMGII encoded by the coding sequence ATGTCCTCTGCATTTTACCAACAGATCCAACAACAACTTGAAGAAGTGAAGGCTGAAGGCCTTTACAAATCAGAACGTGTGATTACTTCTCAACAACAAGCTCAGGTTAAAATTTCTACTGGCCAAGAAGTGTTGAACTTCTGTGCTAATAACTATTTAGGCCTAGCTAACCACCCTGCGCTAATTGAAGCGGGTAAAGCGGGTATGGAGCAGCACGGTTTTGGTATGGCATCTGTACGCTTTATTTGTGGTACGCAAGACATCCATAAAGAGCTAGAGCAAAAACTATCTCAATTCCTTGGTAAAGAGGACACCATTCTTTACACCTCTTGCTTTGATGCTAATACTGGCTTGTTTGAAACGATTTTGGGCGCTGAAGATGCAATCATTTCTGACGCACTGAACCACGCTTCTATCATTGACGGCGTTCGTCTATGTAAAGCGATGCGTTTCCGCTACTCAAACAACAACATGCAAGAGCTAGAAGAGCAGCTAATTGCTGCGAAAGAAGCGGGCGCACGTAACACGCTTATCGTGACTGACGGCGTATTTTCAATGGATGGCGTAGTGGCAAACCTTCCGGCTATCTGTGATCTAGCTGACAAATACGGTGCATTGGTGATGGTTGATGACTCACACGCTGTCGGCTTTATGGGTGAAAATGGCGCGGGTACACATGAGTACCACAACGTGATCGACCGTATCGATATCATCACAGGTACGCTAGGTAAAGCAATGGGCGGCGCTTCAGGCGGCTACACTTCAGGTAAAAAAGAAGTGATTGATTGGCTACGTCAACGCTCTCGTCCATACCTATTCTCTAACTCTGTTGCACCTGCGATTGTTAATGCATCTCTACGTGTACTTGATTTACTACAAGAAAGTGGCGATCTACGTGCTCACCTATGGGAAAACGCAGCACACTTCCGTACTCGTATGACCGAAGCGGGCTTTACGCTAGCGGGCGCTGATCACGCAATCATTCCAATCATGCTGGGCGATGCAAAAGTAGCGGCAGAATTTTCAGAGCGTTGCTTGGCGAAAGATATCTACGTAGTAGGTTTCTCATTCCCAGTGGTGCCAAAAGGTCAAGCGCGTATTCGTACTCAAATGTCTGCAGCACACTCTCGTGAGCAACTTGATCGCGCTATCGATACGTTTATCGAAGTTGGTCAAGAGATGGGCATCATCTAA
- a CDS encoding PhzF family phenazine biosynthesis protein, whose product MELPIYIVDAFTDQQFKGNSAAVVPLDAWLDDETMQKIAIENNLSETAFIKQESLNQYTIRWFSPLTEIDFCGHATLASSYVLFNLYESQGQIEFITEKVGSLYVNCRDDGRIEMSFPNQAPELVTEVPVPLLQGLSIQPVKVLRNRQAYFAIYDSQLDVESVTYHLEQLAQLAPYDVVVTAPSDRYDFVSRYFWPANGGDEDPVTGSIHAGLVPYWAEQLGKQEMLAYQASKRGGALYCRMVSDRVLLSGFAVIYLRGTIYI is encoded by the coding sequence ATGGAATTACCAATATATATTGTTGACGCATTTACGGATCAACAATTTAAAGGCAATTCGGCGGCGGTAGTGCCGCTGGATGCATGGTTAGACGATGAAACCATGCAGAAAATAGCGATTGAAAATAACCTCTCAGAAACGGCTTTTATTAAGCAAGAATCGTTAAATCAATATACGATTCGATGGTTTTCTCCCTTAACTGAAATCGATTTTTGCGGTCACGCGACGCTTGCCTCGTCCTATGTGTTATTTAATCTTTACGAAAGCCAAGGGCAAATTGAGTTTATTACTGAGAAAGTTGGCTCGCTTTACGTGAATTGTCGTGATGATGGCCGAATTGAAATGAGCTTCCCAAATCAAGCGCCGGAACTCGTCACTGAGGTTCCTGTGCCACTGCTCCAAGGATTATCGATTCAGCCGGTGAAAGTGCTTCGCAATCGCCAAGCTTATTTTGCTATTTATGATTCTCAACTTGATGTTGAGAGTGTTACTTATCATTTAGAACAGTTAGCGCAGTTGGCGCCTTATGACGTGGTTGTCACTGCGCCAAGCGATCGTTACGACTTTGTCTCTCGCTATTTTTGGCCCGCTAATGGGGGCGATGAAGACCCGGTGACAGGGTCAATTCACGCGGGCTTGGTACCCTATTGGGCTGAGCAACTAGGTAAGCAAGAGATGTTGGCTTATCAGGCATCGAAACGCGGTGGCGCCTTGTACTGCCGAATGGTCAGTGATCGAGTGTTACTATCTGGCTTTGCGGTTATCTATTTGCGCGGCACAATTTACATCTAA
- a CDS encoding metal-dependent hydrolase, whose protein sequence is MDPLTQGVLGASFSQSVSKKQHIVVAGILGLLSAMSPDLDVLIRSTSDPLLFLEYHRQFTHSLLFIPIGSLICCLVLHPLIAKKRGFTFKQSWLYCALGFGSHALLDACTSYGTQLLWPFSEQRFAWNMVSVVDPIFTLPIVALFVFAMLKRNRCFARITLLWAVGYLVLAAVQRERAEEAGWQLAAERDHSPLRLQAKPSFGNILVWKVVYETNEHFYVDAVRVGTSAKYYQGSAIAKLDLQRDFPWLKNDSQQSQDIMRFNRFSEGYLAQDPHNNLRIIDVRYSMIPNQIKPLWSIQLSPSASTDAHVAYLTHRENSKESTERLIEMIFDF, encoded by the coding sequence ATGGATCCATTAACGCAGGGTGTGCTTGGGGCATCATTTTCACAGTCGGTCAGTAAAAAACAGCATATAGTAGTCGCAGGTATATTGGGGCTACTATCGGCAATGTCGCCTGATTTAGATGTGCTGATCCGCTCAACCAGTGATCCTCTGCTATTTCTTGAGTACCATCGGCAATTTACTCATTCGCTATTGTTTATTCCTATCGGCAGTTTGATTTGCTGTCTCGTATTACACCCTTTGATCGCAAAAAAGCGCGGATTTACTTTTAAGCAAAGTTGGCTTTATTGCGCGTTAGGATTTGGCTCTCATGCACTGTTGGATGCCTGTACGTCCTATGGTACACAGCTATTATGGCCATTTAGTGAGCAACGTTTTGCTTGGAATATGGTGTCTGTGGTTGACCCTATATTTACTTTGCCAATCGTTGCTTTATTTGTGTTTGCGATGCTGAAGCGAAATCGTTGCTTTGCGCGAATCACATTGCTTTGGGCTGTTGGTTATCTGGTGCTTGCTGCAGTACAAAGAGAAAGGGCTGAAGAGGCTGGTTGGCAATTAGCCGCTGAGCGTGACCATTCACCATTAAGACTGCAAGCGAAGCCAAGCTTTGGCAACATTTTGGTTTGGAAAGTGGTATATGAGACTAATGAACACTTTTATGTGGATGCAGTTAGAGTAGGCACATCCGCTAAATATTACCAAGGTAGCGCTATTGCTAAGTTAGATCTTCAAAGGGACTTCCCGTGGCTTAAAAATGATTCACAGCAAAGCCAAGACATCATGCGTTTTAACCGTTTCTCAGAGGGTTATTTAGCACAAGATCCTCATAACAATTTGCGTATTATCGATGTGCGTTACTCAATGATTCCTAATCAGATTAAGCCCCTTTGGAGCATTCAATTATCTCCATCGGCGAGTACTGATGCTCATGTCGCTTATTTAACCCATCGAGAAAATAGTAAAGAGTCTACAGAACGGCTTATCGAGATGATATTCGACTTTTGA
- a CDS encoding carbon-nitrogen hydrolase family protein, with translation MNSNNLIIALAQIPIVDGDIEANLKQHHAAIVQAAELGADLVVFPELSLTGYTIERAADLALNAKHSILRELSEYAVTHQISVIAGLFKELPARKPTISAVVCNPTGELDFYAKQYLHGSEEEYCSAGHHNHCMRLKGYKLTLAVCADFCHPRHSSEAGENEVDVYIASALVSHAGYETDAEILSEIAKDRRFTVLLSNHIGETGGWQAAGNSAVWNSHGKQMYNTGSQTGCVGLVEITGQDIVGQTLALDVNTLRAEVMA, from the coding sequence ATGAATTCAAATAACCTCATTATCGCTTTAGCTCAAATTCCAATTGTTGATGGAGACATAGAAGCCAATTTGAAACAACATCATGCGGCGATTGTGCAAGCAGCAGAATTAGGCGCTGATTTGGTCGTTTTTCCAGAGTTATCTTTGACTGGATACACCATTGAGCGCGCTGCGGACTTAGCGTTGAATGCGAAACACAGTATTTTACGTGAACTATCTGAATATGCGGTGACTCATCAAATATCGGTTATTGCAGGATTATTTAAGGAGTTGCCTGCAAGAAAGCCAACCATTAGTGCCGTAGTTTGTAACCCGACGGGTGAATTAGATTTTTACGCAAAACAATATCTCCATGGCAGTGAAGAAGAGTATTGCTCTGCAGGTCATCATAACCATTGTATGCGCCTAAAAGGCTATAAACTGACATTAGCGGTATGCGCAGATTTTTGCCATCCTCGCCATAGTAGCGAAGCGGGTGAAAATGAAGTGGATGTTTACATTGCGAGCGCGCTTGTTTCTCATGCTGGTTATGAGACGGACGCTGAAATTTTATCAGAGATCGCAAAGGACCGTCGATTCACCGTGCTGCTCAGTAACCACATTGGAGAAACGGGGGGCTGGCAAGCAGCAGGTAACAGCGCAGTATGGAACAGCCATGGTAAACAAATGTACAATACGGGCAGTCAAACCGGCTGTGTTGGCTTAGTTGAGATCACCGGACAAGATATTGTTGGGCAAACTTTAGCTCTGGATGTAAACACTTTACGCGCTGAGGTGATGGCTTAA